Proteins from a genomic interval of Rosa chinensis cultivar Old Blush chromosome 2, RchiOBHm-V2, whole genome shotgun sequence:
- the LOC112189294 gene encoding ribonuclease P protein subunit p25-like protein isoform X3, which produces MDRYQRVEKPKAEATPINENEIRITAQGRMRNYITYATTLLQDKGSSEIVLKAMGRAINKTVMIAELIKRRIVGLHQNTSIGSTDITDVWEPLEEGLLPLETTRHVSMITITLSKTELKTTSTGYQPPIPADQVKPLNDFEDDGEGSPRFRGRGRGGRGRSRGRGSYNGVVDYNGDGWDGGRGYGGRGRGRARGGSFRGRGRGYGQQGGYYDYAEGAPIQGRGRGRGRGRGRGRGRSTRLDGQAPAA; this is translated from the exons ATGGATAGGTACCAGAGGGTGGAGAAGCCCAAGGCAGAGGCCACGCCTATAAATGAGAATGAGATTCGCATCACCGCTCAAGGTAGAATGAGGAACTATATTACTTACGCCACCACTCTCCTTCAG GACAAAGGGTCTAGTGAAATTGTCCTCAAGGCAATGGGCAGAGCTATCAATAAAACTGTGATGATTGCTGAACTGATCAAG AGAAGGATTGTTGGCCTCCATCAGAATACTTCTATTGGATCAACTGATATAACTGACGTGTGGGAGCCCCTGGAAGAAGGCCTGCTTCC TCTAGAGACTACTCGGCATGTTTCAATGATCACGATTACTTTGTCAAAGACAGAGCTGAAGACAACCTCTACAGG CTACCAACCCCCTATTCCGGCTGATCAAGTGAAACCATTGAATGATTTTGAGGATGATGGAG AGGGTTCACCTAGATTCCGAGGCAGGGGACGTGGTGGCCGAGGAAGAAGCAGGGGTAGAG GGAGCTACAATGGAGTTGTTGATTATAATGGAGATGGTTGGGATGGTGGGCGTGGCTATGGTGGCAGAGGTAGGGGCCGTGCGAGAGGTGGTTCTTTTAGGGGTCGAGGACGAGGTTATGGTCAGCAAGGTGGATACTATGATTATGCTGAAGGTGCACCTATCCAAGGTCGCG
- the LOC112186803 gene encoding RNA-binding protein 39 codes for MDFDEYDYLEKTVQENDDRDSKKKAKKEATEKSYRKREVDDDVSADEDRKSSKRSRGGEHENGRDKEKDRDRHHRSSGGGRERDRDGERDRDRDRGGERERERDRERSSREKEKERERRDRDKEKEKEREKEKEKERERRERRERDDRERREKDEKERSRRSVSRSDREEKERSRRSVSRSDREEKERSRRSRSHTDRDREREVREKEREIEMNESRRFKDKKEMVEPEADPERDQRTVFAYQMPLKATERDVYEFFSKAGKVRDVRLIMDRNSRRSKGVGYIEFYDAMHVPMAIALSGQLLLGQPVMVKPSEAEKNLVQSTATGGTTGVVGPYGAVDRKLYVGNLHFNMTETHLREIFEPFGPVELVQLPLDIETSQCKGFGFVQFAHLEHAKAAQSLNGKLDIAGRTIKVSSVTDHVGSQETGAKSADFDDDDGGGLSLNAQSRALLMQKLDRTGTATSIAGSLGVPGLNGSAPNQRAVNLPMNGQATLSAPFLPAKVPAVAEPIGNPSECLLLKDMFDPATETEPDFDVDIKDDVEDECSKYGRVKHIYVEKNSAGFVYLRFETVEAAAAAQRAMHLRWFAGRQISALFMQPQVYEAKFGV; via the exons ATGGACTTCGACGAGTACGATTACCTGGAGAAGACCGTGCAGGAGAACGACGACCGTGACTCGAAGAAGAAGGCGAAGAAGGAAGCCACCGAGAAGAGCTACAGGAAGAGAGAGGTAGACGACGACGTTTCGGCCGACGAGGACAGGAAGAGCAGCAAAAGGTCCAGAGGCGGCGAGCACGAGAATGGCCGCGATAAGGAAAAGGATAGGGATCGGCACCACCGGAGCAGCGGCGGTGGTAGAGAGAGGGACAGAGACGGCGAGAGGGACCGGGATCGTGATCGCGGCGGCGagcgagagagggagagagacaggGAGAGGAGCAGtagggagaaggagaaggagagagagaggagggataGGGataaggagaaggagaaggagagagagaaggagaaggaaaaggaaagagagaggagggagaggagagagagggatgatagagagagaagagagaaggatGAGAAGGAGAGGTCTCGGAGGAGTGTGAGTCGGTCGGATCGGGAAGAGAAGGAGAGGTCCCGGAGGAGTGTGAGCCGGTCTGATAGGGAAGAGAAGGAGAGGTCTCGGAGGAGTAGGAGCCACACTGATCGTGATAGGGAGAGGGAAGTTAGGGAAAAGGAACGAGAAATCGAGATGAATGAGAGCAG GAGGTTTAAAGACAAAAAAGAAATGGTGGAGCCTGAAGCTGATCCAGAAAGGGATCAGAGAACTGTTTTTGCTTACCAG ATGCCACTGAAGGCGACCGAGCGAGATGTTTATGAATTCTTCTCAAAGGCGGGCAAG GTGAGGGATGTACGGCTGATCATGGACAGGAATTCTAGACGATCGAAAGGTGTTGG GTATATTGAATTTTACGATGCAATGCATGTGCCGATGGCTATAGCTCTCTCTGGTCAGCTACTTCTTGGACAACCTGTAATGGTGAAACCTTCAGAGGCAGAAAAGAATCTTGTTCAATCTACTGCTACTGGTGGTACCACAGGCGTAGTAGGACCATATGGTGCAGTTGACAGGAAACTTTATGTAGGGAACTTGCATTTTAACATGACTGAGACTCATCTTAGAGAG ATTTTTGAACCATTTGGTCCAGTGGAGCTTGTGCAACTTCCCCTTGATATTGAGACATCACAGTGCAAGGGCTTTGGCTTTGTTCAA TTTGCTCATCTGGAACATGCAAAGGCAGCTCAAAGTTTGAATGGGAAGTTGGACATTGCTGGTCGAACTATCAAG GTTTCATCCGTTACAGATCATGTTGGCTCACAAGAGACTGGTGCAAAATCAGCagattttgatgatgatgatgggggTGGTTTG TCTTTAAATGCTCAATCTAGAGCATTGCTAATGCAAAAGCTGGACCGCACAGGAACTGCCACAAG TATTGCAGGTTCTCTCGGAGTACCTGGGCTAAATGGGTCAGCACCTAATCAACGAGCTGTTAATTTGCCGATGAATGGTCAAGCCACCCTTTCTGCACCATTTCTTCCAGCAAAAGTGCCTGCAGTAGCAGAACCTATTGGAAACCCCAGTGAATGTCTATTATTGAAGGATATGTTTGATCCAGCCACGGAG ACGGAGCCAGATTTTGATGTAGACATAAAAGACGACGTCGAAGATGAATGTTCAAAATATGGTCGCGTGAAGCACATTTATGTGGAGAA AAACAGTGCTGGATTTGTGTATTTGCGGTTTGAAACTGTGGAAGCAGCAGCTGCAGCTCAACGTGCAATGCATCTGAGATGGTTTGCAGGCAGGCAGATTTCAGCCCTTTTCATG CAACCTCAAGTTTACGAGGCCAAGTTTGGAGTGTGA